gtgtcgttttcatcgtcggataggttaatgactggaacactatctggggATTctagttcggagtcgctgaatgtgataacaaattttgagccagacatctatcacacaataactagcacgttagtaccacataatatttacatattaatttttaaccaacaatgataagtaaTAATTTTCGAAATCAGTCAcgctcaaagtccagactcactaatgcatcaaaaactagtttagacacgttttatgcaaaaatctggttcgctaagaccaccgctctgataccacatgagacggcccatcccaatccataaggacgaatacaataacatatgatttcattgcgaggtattgacctctatatgcgacattttttcaaaatctgcattcgtttttctaatacaaaccataacctttattacaaCCAAAggatttaaacaacataataatgattatcgtttagcgataatcttagtcttacaaattttacatttgataataacaatacgttttccaacatatttcacattacaaatcttccgatatgtagttttatttttgacacaaatatgcatactccaaatcttgcttaaattcggcataatgcagcggaagcttttatttatcacctgagaataaacatgcttaaaacgtcaacataaagttggtgagatataggtttaatgctagcagcgttataaatatagaccacaagatttcatatacttaaacgttttaataaaaatattctaagtggttgagcacttgataaccatacttaacgtttaatcaacatcgcatattccctttattataaaatttcactacaccgtaccaagtgtagtcaccgaaacgaagtactgtgcaaccgttgaatactggtcgtccagtccggttggggttgtcaggcccaatagatctatcaacaggattcgcggttacaataccgcatgtaaatagtagttaccaagctacaggaaagtatgccagtggtacaactcaacgtagaatatatttttaatcacttgtgtccataacgtaaatcataaaatgtatgtattctcatcccgaaatatttagagtttaaaagtgggactatatattaacttttgtcttgaagatatataacacgacctggtctccgatagatattacgaacctaaccatatataatatatcaacatgttttcttttcaaataatcgttacatatatacttataatacttttaatatctattagtccgtagttagcaatccgatgttagtggtccacaattagttgcttaataaaataaagaccccatcgtattcgtattgatcagaattaatgctgacccatggtaccgtgttgtcaaatggcgtattgtgtacatggtgtcttatgatttaaaatcgtgacccaaagtaccgtattgtcaaatgacgtgttgtgtacaatcatgaggtcttataattaatcttcacgtgttgtttacgggtggtcctgaaatatatttaaaatcaaatcatgagtaaatatatataaaatatcatattaattagaaaatatatgattagtttagttttactcaaaatattttcgtagctaaactagcttcggatacccgattttgttttagccgtagtttcttcaatacaactccgtttttgttggttcaacttgtcacttccttggatcgagccattatttatgaatatgaactgtaaataccttggtttgcattcaaaatcacaggtaataggtcaaacttgggtgaatcttatgaaagtgatcatttccgtcgtaaaaacaacgtctagatgatcatCTCTATAtaattacttacactttgagttacaccatgagatttttatattttAACATATTCAtaggaaatatcatttttccagaatataaacttccaattcaaagtttaagatggtttttaatcatccaacccaaaacaacccccagttgcactccgacgacgtagattcagttttaaggtgttctttgtaaaatcaagttgtatcttgttaagttagcatatcattatgacatattacaggtcttgaagtgttttaaaagtcaagttagaaggatctatttagtttgcgaacaagtttgaaatcattcaaactatgttcttgttgttatatattcgtagtaagatagttatatatgaattgaacaaggtgatgaaccaaggttatacctcaagtatgatgaagaaagttactgaataaacaagatatgaacttgttcttgatgacttggaagattaagaagtgaaatcatgaaaagaaacaaaggttgtaagtaagtttatatcttgatttaagataattaacttacatgaattgaatcaaagtttaaacatagttttaccttgattatgaagctagaaacttatgaagaccttgaagaacacttgaaggttgaagatgagagagtttagaagatcatttagcttgaaagaaagttgatatgaaagtgtatgtatgtgtatgtaaaacgtgtatatgcatgtatatataaggatttttgttttgatttttagctcataagtcttcctagatgttaacacttgatcccacatgttgttgactaacaaaggCTGCCAAGAAcatataattgaggtctaataattgatatttatcaatagtaaatacatctagaagctgcgtacaatacgggtacatataccctaggtatacgtgtagaaatcttgagaaaacggaacgagcattcaaatataactattttttgtgaatatacttatattgttttatgtatttaagccatttaaaagtgattaaatacgtatttatacgatacttgtataagcattataggttataggtatatatgtcaaagaacgttacgtatagttaccgttttgaaaacttaagttagtagtctcaaagtatacttataactcattgttattagtacacaatgagatgttaaaccatccttagatcatgttaaatttgtataaatacgtatatgtacacaatcgtataattatcgtatgttatatagttcgtgatatcatcgatcaaattggacggtcaaacgttgtgtaaaactcttttcgaaaacataagactCAACAAataggattacttatcatgttggtaatgtttaatttatgtaaatattaatcttatatgtataaaacgatcggaaaaatccgggtcgttacaatatctaaagagatgttaaattattacattatcatgatattatgatgtattaatatatcttaatatgatatatatacaattaaatgtcgttacaacgataatcattacatatatgcctcgtttcgaaatccttaagttagtagtcttgtttttacatatgtagttcattgttaatatacttaataatatgtttacttatcataataccatgttaactatatctatatatatatatatatatatatgacatcatatactttttacaagttttaacgttcgtgaatcaccggtccacttgggtggtcaattgtctatatgaaacctatttcaattaatcaagtcttaacaagtttgattgcttaacatgttggaaacacttaatcatgtaaataacaatttcatttaatatatataaacatgaaaaagttcgggtcactacataagttgCCTCAAATCGCTGTTTTGAAACAGTGACGTAGGCCTTACTGCAACCAAAACGCattatctatttcttatcaaatttACTTGAGTACCCTCAAAGACTCATGCCTTATGTTATGTGGTAATTTTACCCACTACATATTGCCACACCAAAAGCTTACTGCAcccattaatttatttattttttgttttatATTCCCTTATAACAGTAAAATGTAATACACGTTTTTACTAATATATGTGTACCGATACTACGTAAATTACAAAATGTTTTATTACATATcaaatatgtatatttattatttaaaagaaatacACTTTTTGGTAATTTTACATGTTAAGTTATCAAATAATCTGATATTCCAAACACTAAAAAAATCAATTATCTGATTATTGCGATATTAAACAACCTAATCAAATCCACACAGTGTTAAACTAAATCACGTTTTGATACAGCTAattatttgattatgattatttaaaacgcATAATCATTTTTCAAAGCGCTAAGCCAAACACCCCCTAACTACtatcgtaaacttaattttaattgacaattaataataatattttttgcaGGTTAAAACTAATAGTAATAGTTCAACGCATCTAAAACCAAGAACATCACAATTTCTCCTCCATAATCAACTCTTTCAAATATACGAAAATAAGACTAAAAGCCTTTTACAAAGTAGACTATCTCATTTAAACATTTTACAAAAAAGTATGTCAAAACACAAAGATTGGTTTTGAAGCTTCTACAGCAGATTACATTACAGACACTAATCATTCATCAACGTTTCTTCTTGCTTCCCTTTGCAGCACCAGACTTGGACGGAGTTGCCACCAGGTACACAAATAAAACCACAATCGAGATTACTGATACCAACGAGCCATACTTACCTAACAATTTCTGCACATttagttataaataaatattatacaaAAGGTTTCAGTGTAACATATACAAGAAATGTATAACTGGTGTagaaaggtttgcaaagttgatgtGATCTttatttacgttttttttttttaatgaattgAATCATACCGTATCATGATTTTTATAGGAACAAAAAAACAAAACGTTGTTGAAATTTATCCTAACGCCAGGGATGGAGAACCAACTGAGATAGTGAGAAGTGAAGACATGGTTGTAAAAATCGGGATTAATCCCCGATCAATCGGTTATAAAGGCCGACCAATCTTGACAAAATCAATAAAATTGGTCACGGCTGGTCAACGGGTTATGATCGGTCAAGGTTAAAGGAGATTAATGAGAATAATTCACTATTCTTAACAATAGGTCCTGGAAAGTCCGAATTTTTCAGTCAATATTGGTCAAACTCAAAGTTGGTCAACTTCCGATTAATCCCTGCGGTTAATCTCTACAAGGTACCTGCCGATTAATTCGCGATTAGCGATTTTCACAGCCTTAGTCGGAGAATTGTTCAAAACTATGTTAATGATCAATGGCTATTTGCAGAGGTCATATTTACTTATCGATTGGTCAATTTGGGTGGTTTTTTAACATACGAAACACATGGGTCCAAAAAAATGAAGGTCAAAAGGGAACGGATTAATTGGCTCACAAGTCACCCAAAGTACTTTTTTAAGTCAACGACATGCTAAAAATAACGTTAGTAGTTACCCAACCAAACTATGTTTCGACCCATCACTCAACCCTTTCGCCACTTGTGTCAAATAGTTTTTAAAACGACATCATTAAAAGGGATCACAAAAAAAACACAATGATGACAAGAGTATTCATACCTTAGCCTGAAAGGGTTGCAGGTATCAAGCACAAATCATGCAGAGAAAAACAGCAAAGCAAAATAATAAGTTATAAGATCAGACATATGATTGAAATTTTCCAAATCCTCAACTGCTTTATCAGATTGTTTCAGACAATAAAAGACTTACCACACTAAGTGCACTCTCTTTAGGCTTGTCTGAAAGAATTTCGAGAGGCAAAAGTGAAGTTGTATATGCCTCCTGCAAAAGTTACCATATTGTAAGCCAAAAAAATAAACGAACCTTGAATACCAGATTACTTCAGTTTATCATAAACCAACCTGTAGTGCAGCCTTTGTGGGCACACGGAATGTAACAACAGCTAGTTTGCTGTAAAATACAGTTTTCACAGTCGACTCCAATTCAAATGAATGTGATACTTGAGCACCGCTGATGGTATAAACAAGCAATCATTGTGAGAATAGATTCAAGAAAAGCAACCAATAGGTTCAGTAGAAAAGCATAAATGTGTGTAGGCATGTTAAAATTTGATACATACACGTCAAGCCTTTCCCAAGAGGTTGTAGTGTTCCCTGAGGTAAGTTTGAATAGTTCAGACGACCAACCATCATCCGTAAGACTAACATCATACGCAGTCCTGAAAAAAAAGATAGTGAATGTTAACATAATGTAAGAGAGTGGTTGATATCTTCATCAAAAGTTAGATAAACaagatatataaaaaatattatctttgtaagagaaaagagagaaaaaaaaaaggagACTGTTATAGTGaacaatttaatttattattttttatttttttaaaaaaactttttcctacttaaaggccggaggtcctctcggaagcaatctctttatccgtcgaatagagagagggatgactttctctacttttgagagtgtttcactctgggtggagaaatgacttgtctttattctcggataggggaaggattgtctacatctcacctcccccatacaccactcatgtggtattgggttttgttgttgttgttgttgtaatttaaTTTAATGTACTTCAAGCATAAATGATTATGCGATGAGTATACGTGCATTTGTACTGCATTATAACTACATAGGTCTAATTGTCAGAATTAAGATAAAAAATGTCCCTTACTAAAATGAAAGTTCATTTTACACCACGTATATAAGCAACTTCTATTTTAGTCTGTCCTATCTAGTTTTAGTCTTCAAGCTAAAGGGTCTTTTGAAAGGAACAGTGTTAGCCTGATTACAGAACAGATATAAAcaatataacaacaacattaaCTGTCCTAAAACTAATTGAATACATGAGTACGATCATGAAATCAGATTCATAGTCTTGAAATCGAAAATGGCGCATAACCAGTTTAATGTTAATAGTAAAAGTCATTTTGAATTTGAAGATGTTCTTTAAATTTAGCTCCGATTTCATATTATATTATCTGTTATGAAGTGAAAGTGATAAAAGAGACAAAGAAGGTCCACAGCTCATTAAAATATTAATAAGAGACATTCAAGGAATGGCATATAACAAGTCCCCTAAAAAACTCAATCTTAGCAGTTAACTGACAAGGATAGACCCCATGTAGTGATAACATTAAACAAAGTCGTTTCCGAGAAGTCAATTGAACATCTTACAGAAAAATGAAAGTTGCTAACAAGACGATTGAAACAATTCTAACATTATATTATTTAAATCAATACAACAGTAGCTACAATATGAAACATGAATCCGATTAGGCTACTAAAAAACTAGAAGGACATGCATGCTGCATGCAGATAATGAACCAAATCTGTGAAACAAATAATGCAGAAACAGGTTATAATGGTCCAATTGAACATAACTGGATAGACTCCTATTTGAATTGTACTTAATGATATggcaaaattaattaaatattataatttttatatattcatAGATCAAACAATTAATTACATTAATTAAAGCAAACCTGATCCTAAAATGATAATAACATGCAATCACATTCAGCAACATAATTCAAAAATTCAACATAAACAATTCAACCGGCCTAATAAGATCGATAGCAAAacgaattttataaaataaattaaacgcGAATTGAATTACTTACGCAGATCCTTGATTATAAATATCGATTGAAACGGAGACCTTTTCAGCGCCGGATTTGAGTCTGTTAAGTGTAGCTTTCTTGTGAGCTACGATGAACGGAGAATCGGATCCGGCGATGGCCGACGATGAGACGACGAAAAGGATTGTTACTAGAGACAGAATAGATTTCATCATCTTCAACTTCGATGTGTTAATTGTAGGTTAAGATTCAGTCGGATCCTGAAAATTATGTTTATGTCTTGGAAATAAAATTAATTGAATTTTGAGATCGGACTGGGGAGTATGTTCCAGATTCAGATTGTAGGGTTTTGGGGATCAGGCTCGACTCACTCAGTTGTACTTGTTTCAGCCCATTTAGGCCCGTCCTACCTAAACCGGTTCTGGACTTCTGGTTCTTTTATtgtttttctaaataaataaaattattattattattattattattattattattattattattattattattattattattattattattattattattattattattatacttaattacaagtatttaattataattatgaattttGAATTATGATTTTTTTTCGAACGGCAATATCGGCATCATCCATAGGTGATTAACCATCTTTGCGATCATATGTCACCCACACACACGTTAGGAGAAAACTCAATTCGTGACGATGTTGACAATACTATCGAAGGTTCGGACAACCCCCCATAGAGACCTTCCCAATTGTATTGATGTTgacagtaccatcaaaggttgaaaATTCTCCACTTGAAGTGAGAATCAAACATGGGTTGACACTACCCCAAGTTAGATCTCACCCATATATCACTCAAGTCAAGGCTTCGGTGATAAATtatgaaattattaattattaattcaagTAACCATCTACATCTTTTACATCTGAAACTCCCGGTACTTCTCTCCGTTCTACTGCCATTGTCGCCATCATCGACCATTGTCCACAATGTTGTAGTCGCCTTTTTTGTCATCATTGTCACCTTGCCAATTCGATTCAATCTAATTCGATTCAAgcgataataaaaatatcaaaataaataaatgataataacATATTACGTATCTTGAAAAATGAAAAAGATAAGCAACATTGAACCCTTAAACGATTTGATCATTCCACCGTGTAAACCACAAACGGTTTCAattgaataaaaatatatataacccgaactTAGATCCGAGAATAAAGCAATACGACACAAAAACTCAAAGCGATGTTGCATAGACCAAAACGACATCACAATGGTGGCTTTTAGTATAAAGggttaattatcataatattagtatctaatattattattatatattgtcatatatactattagtatattgtAGAGGGGTGAATACAATCTTTTTGCTAAATTAAACAAGTTTAAACATATAAGATTAATTAGCATGTAAATTAACAAGAGTCaaagtgattttcaacttatttttttattaataaaatctcAAAGAATCACGGTTATCTTAGAGTGGAATATATAACCAGTTCATATAGATTATTACACCTTGATAGCTCTGAACACACTGAAAGCATATACAAGTTTTACACTAATTTTAGCTCCCACACCACTAACTAAAACATTTATGGAGCGTCTATATTTATAGTGATACTATAAACTGAGTAAACCAtctattgtgaaatgtcccgttcttattgattaaaaacgttccatattaattgatttcgttgcgaggttttgacctctatatgagacgtttttcaaagactgcattcattttaaaacaaaccataacctttatttcatcaataaaggtttaaaaagctttacgtagattatcaaataatgataatctaaaatatcctgtttacacacgatcattacataatggtttacaatacaaatatgttacaacaaaataagtttcttgaatgcagtttttacacaatatcatacaagcatggactccaaatctcgtccttatttaagtatgcgacagcggaagctcttaataatcaccggagaataaacatgcttaaaacgtcaacaaaaatgttggtgagttataggtttaacctatatatatcaaatcataataatagaccacaagatttcatttttcaatacacatcccatacatagagataaaaatcattcatatggtgaacacctggtaaccgacattaacaagatgcatatataagaatatccccatcattccgggacacccttcggatatgatataaatttcgaagtactaaagcatccggtactttggatggggcttgttgggcccaatagatctatctttaggattcgcgtcaattagggtgtctgttccctaattcttagattaccagacttaataaaaaggggcatattcgatttcgataattcaaccatagaatgtagtttcacgtacttgtgtctattttgtaaatcatttataaaacctgcatgtattctcatcccaaaaatattagattttaaaagtgggactataactcactttcacagatttttacttcgtcgggaagtaagacttggccactggttgattcacgaacctataacaatatatacatatatatcaaagtatgttcaaaatatatttacaacacttttaatatattttgatgttttaagtttattaagtcagctgtcctcgttagtaacctacaactagttgtccacagttagatgtacagaaataaatcgataaatattatcttgaatcaatccacgacccagtgtatacgtatctcagtattgatcacaactcaaactatatatattttggaatcaacctcaaccctgtatagctaactccaacattcacatatagagtgtctatggttgttccgaaatatatatagatgtgtcgacatgataggtcgaaacattgtatacgtgtctatggtatctcaagattacataatatacaatacaagttgattaagttatggttggaatagatttgttaccaattttcacgtagctaaaatgagaaaaattatccaatcttgttttacccataacttcttcattttaaatccgttttgagtgaatcaaattgctatggtttcatattgaactctattttatgaatctaaacagaaaaagtataggtttatagtcagcaaaataagttacaagtcgtttttgtaaaggtagtcatttcagtcgaaagaacgacgtctagatgaccattttagaaaacatacttccactttgagtttaaccataatttttggatatagtttcatgttcataataaaaatcattttctcagaataaaaacttttaaatcaaagtttatcatagtttataattaactaacccaaaacagccagcggtgttactacgacggcgtaaatcctgttttacggtgtttttcgtgtttccaggttttaaatcattaagttagcatatcatatagatatagaacatgtgtttagttgattttaaaagtcaagttagaaggattaacttttgtttgcgaacaagtttagaattaactaaactatgttctagtgattacaagtttaaaccttcgaataagatagctttatatatatgaatcgaatgatgttatgaacatcattactaccttaatttccttggataaacctactggaaaagggaaaaatggatctagcttcaacggatccttggatggctcgaagttcttgaaacagaatcatgacacgaaaacaagttcaagtaagatcatcacttgaaataagattgttatagttatagaaattgaaccaaagtttgaatatgattattaccttgtattagaatgataacctactgtaagaaacaaatatttcttgaggttggatgatcaccttacaagattggaagtgagctagcaaacttgaaagtattcttgattttatgtaactagaacttgtagaatttatgaagaacacttagaacttgaagatagaacttgagagagatcaattagatgaagaaaattgaagaatgaaagtgtttgtaggtgtttttggtcgttggtgtatggattagatataaaggatatgtaattttgttttcatgtaaataagtcatgaatgattactcatatttttgtaattttatgagatatttcatgctagtttccaaatgatggttcccacatgtgttaggtgactcacatgggctgctaagagctgatcattggagtgtatataccaatagtacatacatctaaaagctgtgtattgtacgagtacgaatacgggtgcatacgagtagaattgttgatgaaactgaacgaggatgtaattgtaagcattttttttaagtataagtattttgataagtgtattgaagtctttcaaaagtgtataaatacatattaaaacactacatgtatatacattttaactgagtcgttaagtaatcgttagtcgttacatgtaagtgttgtttcgaaacctttaggttaacgatcttgttaaatgttgttaacccaatgtttataatatcaaatgagattttaaattattatattatcataatattatcatgtatgaatatctcttaatatgatatatatacattaaatgtctttacaacgataatcgttacatatatgtctcgtttaaaaatcattaagttagtagtcttgtttttacatattgatgttgtagcgtgagggtacgaaatagtattatttttactaggaaatactacaaaatatgacacaagttttattaatttacggatgggatatacctaaactttgctacaacactataggcagtgtacctaatcgtagagtagtgtagtttttagtaagtccggttcgttccacagggagctagtgattacgtactatatttttataaaactatatttatgtaaatatatatatatatatatatatatatatatatatatatatatatatatatatatataagtagtaatattattataaaagggggggtttttacgacgaattttagaaatcattttttaaacttaatgaattaaagtaaattttgttttttaaaaacttaaattaaaatgcatattaatttcataaaaaaaacctacaaaacaaaatttcagaatggagggagaaaactagttctttagtgtctgctagcggaaaagaccaatcggattccattctcggaactacacgagaacagaacaaataactttagacagcattatctttttagaacattcgaatctccccacacttaggtagctgtggtgtcgaaattgtgattaacttcatcgtcaatttcttttggtccataatcaacttgcctatctgtgactttttctttaagccagtgcccggcttcttccgtaatatcccaaaattcaactagtttcgccttttctt
This window of the Rutidosis leptorrhynchoides isolate AG116_Rl617_1_P2 chromosome 7, CSIRO_AGI_Rlap_v1, whole genome shotgun sequence genome carries:
- the LOC139857856 gene encoding uncharacterized protein translates to MMKSILSLVTILFVVSSSAIAGSDSPFIVAHKKATLNRLKSGAEKVSVSIDIYNQGSATAYDVSLTDDGWSSELFKLTSGNTTTSWERLDVGAQVSHSFELESTVKTVFYSKLAVVTFRVPTKAALQEAYTTSLLPLEILSDKPKESALSVAKKLLGKYGSLVSVISIVVLFVYLVATPSKSGAAKGSKKKR